One region of Quercus lobata isolate SW786 chromosome 2, ValleyOak3.0 Primary Assembly, whole genome shotgun sequence genomic DNA includes:
- the LOC115962520 gene encoding uncharacterized protein LOC115962520 translates to MCGEWKGLQALVLNDCPYAYYVHCFAHRLQLALVAASREVIPIHEFFLNLNFIITTVGSSCKRNDELRAAQAAEIARVLAIDELETGIGANQIGTLKRAGDSHWGSHFNSICSLIRMFGPTCLVLENIKEDGSTYLQHGDANVAHKMINSFEFIFSLHLMKEIMGINDVLCQALQQKSQDISNAQNLVSATKALIQNLRVDGWDNFLENVIGFSKIFEIDIPDLSAQYVEGRSCKKRDHFTVEHHYHFDIFNATIDVQLQELDNRFGEQPIKLLTLCSALDPKDAYKSFNVDDICRLVEKYYPLDFSERDRIGLKIQLKLFEHDVQNHLKF, encoded by the coding sequence ATGTGTGGTGAATGGAAAGGATTGCAAGCCTTAGTTCTTAATGATTGTCCTTATGCATACTATGTGCATTGCTTTGCTCATCGGTTACAATTAGCATTAGTTGCTGCATCAAGAGAGGTAATCCCTATCCATGAATTCTTcttgaatttaaatttcattatCACTACAGTTGGTTCTTCGTGTAAACGTAATGATGAACTAAGAGCTGCTCAAGCTGCAGAAATTGCTAGAGTGTTAGCTATTGATGAACTTGAAACAGGAATAGGAGCAAACCAAATTGGAACTCTAAAACGGGCTGGAGATTCTCATTGGGGGTCTCATTTTAATTCTATTTGTAGCCTAATAAGGATGTTTGGTCCAACTTGTTTGGTGCTTGAAAATATAAAGGAAGACGGGTCCACCTACTTGCAACATGGAGATGCAAATGTAGCTCATAAAATGATTAATTCATTTGAGTTTATATTTAGTTTACATCTAATGAAGGAAATCATGGGTATTAATGATGTTCTTTGTCAAGCTTTACAACAGAAATCTCAAGACATCTCAAATGCCCAAAATTTAGTTTCAGCAACAAAGGCACTCATCCAAAATTTAAGAGTAGATGGCTGGGATAATTTTCTTGAGAATGTCATAGGATTCtccaaaatatttgaaattgatattccAGATCTAAGTGCTCAATATGTTGAAGGTAGAAGTTGTAAGAAAAGGGATCATTTTACAGTGgagcatcattatcattttgatatatttaatGCTACAATAGATGTTCAACTGCAAGAGCTTGACAATAGGTTTGGTGAACAACCAATAAAACTCTTGACACTTTGCTCTGCTTTGGATCCAAAGGATGCTTACAAATCCTTTAATGTGGATGATATATGTCGTCTTGTTGAGAAATATTATCCTCTTGATTTTTCTGAGCGTGATAGGATTGgtttgaaaattcaattgaaGCTATTTGAGCATGATGTGCAAAATCAtttgaagttttag